Genomic segment of Streptosporangiales bacterium:
ATATCGCGGTCGAGGACGGCGATGTCGTAGGCGTGGATGCTCAGCAGTTCCAGAGCGGTGTCACCGTCACCGGCGATGTCGGCGGCGATCGCTTCCAGGCGTAGGCCATCGCGGATGGCCTCTGCCAGATAGGGCTCGTCCTCGACGATCAACACACGCATACACTCTCGATGCTACCGGCCGGACCATATCGTCGGCATATCGAAAACCACATACGTGCTGGCAACACCACGCTGCCTTGACTGCAGGGTATGCCGCACAGCGAACCAGCACGAACCACAACCCGCCGTACCCGATCGACCATCCTCGCTGCCCTTGTAGTCGTCAGCGCGACGCTCATCGGCGTCCTCAGTTGCCGGTCGCTGGCGTCCTCGTCCTCCCCGGCCGCATCACCTTCCTCGACGGCATCACCCTCCTCGGCCGCATCGCCCAGCGACACTCGTCACCACCGCCATGGTGCACTTGGCAAGGCAGCTGGCGCCGTCCCTGACGGCGTAACGGTCTTCGATGACGACATTCCCGCCGTGGCCAACCTCGACCCCGATCTGCTCGGTGCCCTGCGCCAAGCGGCAACTGACGCCGCGGACGACGACGTCGAGTTCTTCGTCAATAGCGGCTGGCGTTCCCCGGAGTACCAGGAACAACTACTCCGTGAGGCGGTTAAGAAGTACGGCTCGGAAAAGGAAGCCGCCCGATGGGTGGCCACCCCCGACACGTCTGCTCACGTGTCGGGGGACGCGATCGACATCGGGCCCTCCGAGGCCACGGCGTGGCTGTCCAAGCACGGCGCCGAGTACGGGCTGTGCCAGATCTACCGCAACGAACCCTGGCACTACGAACTGCGCCCCGACGCCATCGATGACGGCTGCCCGCCCATGTACGCCGACCCCACGCACGACCCGAGGATGCAGCAGTGACCAGCACGCACGGCATCGAACCGGTGTCTCCTAGGGCAGTGCCGCAGTTGCGGATCGAGCTGGAGGCCGTGGCCCGCAACACCCGCATGCTTGCTGATCGCAGTGGCCGACCGGTGATGGCTGTGGTCAAGGCGAACGGCTTCGGTGTAGGTGCAGTGAACTCAGCTCGCACCGCCCTGGCCAACGGCGCGGACAGCGCGGGGGTGACCAGCATCGCGGAGGCGCTCGAGCTACGCGACGCGGGCATCGACTCGCCGATCCTGAGCTGGTTGAACCCGGTGGAGGCAGATTTCGCCACCGCGATCGCCCGCGACATCGACCTGGCCGTGCCCTCGCTTGAGCACCTCGACGCCGTGACGAAAGCCACCGACACAGCGCGGCGGGTGGCGCGGATCCACCTGCACGTCGATGTGGGCATGTACCGCGACGGAGCGCCACGCGCCTACTGGCCCGACCTGTTCGAATCGGCTGCGGCGAGACAGAGCCACGGGGCCGTTGTCGTCATCGGCGTGATGGGGCACCTCGGCCATGCCGAAACACCCGCCGACCCCCTCAACGCGATCGGTAAGGCCGCCTACGCCGAAGCGCTGGCAATGGCTGAGCAATGCGGCATCCGGCCTCGGATCCGGCATCTGGCGGCGACCGCGGCAACGCTGAACGACGGACAGACGCATTACGACGCCTGCCGGGTGGGAGCGGGGCTGGCCGGGATCGACCCGAGCGGGTCCGTGCAGCTCCACCAGCCGTTCACGCTGACCGCCCCTATCGTGTCGATTCGTGACGTGCCCGATGGCGCGTTCGTCGGATACGGGCGCAGCTACCAGACGACGCGGCCGTCCCGGCTGGCGCAGCTCCCGCTCGGATACGCCGACGGGTTGGCGAGGCAGGCGTCGGGTCGCGCCGAGGTGCTGATAAACGGGTCGCGCCGCCGGATCGTCGGGCGAATCAGCATGGATCAGGCTGTCGTCGATCTAGGTGACACCCTCGCTCAACCCGGTGACCCGGCGATCGTTTTCGGCCCCGGCGCCGGCGGGGAACCGACGGTGGCGCAGTGGGCCGAGTGGGCCAACACCCTGCCGCACGCCATCGTCACTGGGATAGGTGAGAGGGTGCGGCGCGTCGTGGTGTCACCTG
This window contains:
- a CDS encoding response regulator, whose amino-acid sequence is MRVLIVEDEPYLAEAIRDGLRLEAIAADIAGDGDTALELLSIHAYDIAVLDRD
- a CDS encoding peptidase M15; the encoded protein is MPHSEPARTTTRRTRSTILAALVVVSATLIGVLSCRSLASSSSPAASPSSTASPSSAASPSDTRHHRHGALGKAAGAVPDGVTVFDDDIPAVANLDPDLLGALRQAATDAADDDVEFFVNSGWRSPEYQEQLLREAVKKYGSEKEAARWVATPDTSAHVSGDAIDIGPSEATAWLSKHGAEYGLCQIYRNEPWHYELRPDAIDDGCPPMYADPTHDPRMQQ
- the alr gene encoding alanine racemase: MTSTHGIEPVSPRAVPQLRIELEAVARNTRMLADRSGRPVMAVVKANGFGVGAVNSARTALANGADSAGVTSIAEALELRDAGIDSPILSWLNPVEADFATAIARDIDLAVPSLEHLDAVTKATDTARRVARIHLHVDVGMYRDGAPRAYWPDLFESAAARQSHGAVVVIGVMGHLGHAETPADPLNAIGKAAYAEALAMAEQCGIRPRIRHLAATAATLNDGQTHYDACRVGAGLAGIDPSGSVQLHQPFTLTAPIVSIRDVPDGAFVGYGRSYQTTRPSRLAQLPLGYADGLARQASGRAEVLINGSRRRIVGRISMDQAVVDLGDTLAQPGDPAIVFGPGAGGEPTVAQWAEWANTLPHAIVTGIGERVRRVVVSPEGDQ